A window of Kineococcus sp. NBC_00420 genomic DNA:
TCGAAGCCGATCACCGTCGAGCAGGCCCAGGCCCAGGCCCGACGCCTGGTGCGCCGCCAAGGGCGATGCGCGTCTGCGGGTGATCCTCGAACCTGACGGGACCCACCGGCGCACCACCGTCGGTGAACTTGCCGCCGCGGAACCGTTGCGGCCATTGCCATTACCGTACCCGGTGACGGCGACCGTGGAACGGATCGCATCGGCGCAGGCCTTGATGTCCTACGGCGGAAACTCCTAGTTCGTCACACCTGAACTGGCCCGCGCCGCCGTTCTCGTCACCGTCGTCCACGGCGCCGATCACCTCGCCATCGCCCCGGCCGCTTCACCGGCGGCGGTCGTGGCCCGCTACCGACTCGTCGCCGCCGGGACCGGCGCAACGGTCCGCGATGACCATCACGTGACCGCGTTGCACACCGCCGCGACGACCGCCGCCGCCGCCGGGAGTGAGACGAACCTGCCGCACCGGCATGAGCGTCGGGTTCCACCCGGCGCGATTGCAGTGCTGGCCGCACAAGCCATGCAACGCAACATTAACGGCCAATTCAACGGTCAGCTCGGACATGTCCCTGGACAGATGGCCCTGGTCGAGGACGCTGGCCGCTTGAGCGAGTCGGACGCTGCTGTCGTCGACCTCGAACGCTACGCCGCGATCGCGGTAGGACGGAACACCCTGCGATGAACGCCCAAGACCTCAGCACCCCCAACACGACGACGCCGGCCAGTCTCCACCAACAACTGGGCGCCCACCTCGCCACCCTGCGCCTGCACGCCGCCGCGCAACACCTCCCCGCCGTCCTCGACCAGGCCGTCACCGAAGGCCTGTCGATGACCGTAGCTCTGGAGAAACTCCTGGCTCTTGAGGTCGCCGACACCGAAGCACGCCGCTTGGCCGGGCGACTGCGGTTCGCCTCCCTCCCGACCCCGGCGAGCATCGAGAACTTTGGCCTGAGCACCGCCGCCGGCATCGACCCGCACCTGCTGCAGGAACTCGCGACCTGCCGCTACCTCGAGACCGCGACCAACGTCCTGCTCATCGGGCCACCCGGTGTCGGCAAGACCCACCTCGCCGTCGCCTTGGCCCGCAATGCTGTCGAAAGCGGCTACCGCACCTACTTCACCACCGCCGCCGATCTCGTCGCCCGCTGCCACCGCGCGGCCATCGAAGGCCGCTGGAACTGCACGATGCGCTTCTTCGCCGGACCGACTCTGCTCGTGATCGATGAACTCGGGTACCTCCCGTTACCGGCCAAGGCTGCCTCGCCTCTGTTCCAAGTCGTGTCCCAGCACTACGCGAAAACCTCGATCATCCTCACGACCAACCGCGGTGTCGCGTCCTGGGCGAGATCCTCGGCGACGCGACCGTCGCTGTCGCCATGCTCGACCGGCTCCTGCACCGCTCCGTCGTCCTCAACCTCGACGGCGACTCCTACCGCCGCCACGGCCGCCGTCGCGTGAGCGCAAGGTCATCCGGGGATGCGCGGCACCGGGCATGCCGCGTTCCGCGGCCAGTTCGGCGTGGTCGTCGGCAGGTCTTCACGCCACCAGTCGGCACCACACCGTCTTCCCCTCACCAGCTGCATCATCGGTGTCGTTGTCGGTTCCGGTATCGATGCCGGTGGTGTGCCGGCCGCCGATGTGGTGGTGCTCCACCCCCCACTCAGCACTGAGCAGGTCCACCAGATGCACCCCACGACCACCCACCGCTTCGGGCTCAACCTCGCGGGGGCGGGGCAGGTCAGCGCTGCCGTCGCTGACCGAGACCAGGACACTGACCGGACCGGTGCACTCGATCCTGACCATGATCGGCGGTCCGCCGTGACGCACCGCGTTGACGACCAGCTCCGTCACCAGCAGGTGGACCCGCTCACGCTCGACGCTGTCGTGGGTGGTGCACCAGTGCTCGTCGATGAACACCCGAGCCAGTCGCCCAGAAGCCAGTTCCGCGGGCAGGGTCACTTGTGAAGGCGGGGTGATAGCGCACACGCGTTCATCGTCAGGTCAGTGCGGAGGCCTCGCCCCTCCAAGACACCCTGAACCGCAGATCCGACGTGCAGGATCGAACTGCAGACCTAGCGCAGCGCCACCACCACCGCGGTCGGTCACGCTGTCGGGCCGGACTCGACCGTCGTACCGGTACCGACGCCGGCAGCGGTGTGAGACCAGGTCATCAGCCCACCTCGATGCTCACAGACAGTTTCCACCGGCGTGTCCGCTCGAAGTCGTGCTGCGCCACCGGGGGCCGATCAGGTCACCTTCTAGTTGAGCACTTGAACATTGCTAGCTGCCACCCGATCCTGACTTGGACGGCGAACCTCACTCTCGCCACCAAGCACGACTCCAGCAGCGATGAAGGGTCCCCACGACATGACGCACACCAACCTGGCGGCCACGGACGGCAACCGGGTACAGGTCCCCACCGACTGGTTCGCAGACGTCCTGCGAGCCACCGCCGACGGTGAGCGTCGAGCGATCGTGGAGGACGCCGCCGGCCACCGCTTCGTCATCGTCTCCGAGGCCCACTACCGCGCACTCGAGGACGCCGAACGTGCCCAGTCCCAGTCACCAGGTCACCCCGGAGTCACCCTGACCGCCCGCGAGCAGGAGATCCTGCAGCTGATCGCTGAGGGCTGCCCCGGTGCCGTCGCCGCCGAACGCCTCGGCCTGGCCCCCAACACCGTCGCCCAGCACCTGGTCTCGGTGCGCCGCAAGTACGGCGTCCACTCCTCCGCCGCTGCCGCCGCCCTCGCCCGCCAGGGCGGTCTCATCTCCTGACCCGACCTTGCACAACCGACCCTGGACAATCCGGCGTTGGACAACGCAGCCTTGGACAACGCGACCCTGATGACCCAGCCCTCAAGGCACAACCACCCGCTAGGTCGCAAGGGTCTGCTGCGTGGATCGGTGACAACCGAGCCAGCACCGGCACCTGCCGCCGGACCTGAAGACCTGAACGTCACCCCGTCCACCTGGACGGCTTCAAGCCGCTCTGCTGGGTATCGCTCCGGTCTGCATCGCTGTCTCGCACCCGCTGACCCTCTTCGTCGCGGGTTGCTCACCCTTGTTGCGGTTGCCCACCCCTCCACCCGACCCGCCCCGGTTCTCGCGTGGTCGTTCTCACGCCTCCGCTGGTACAAACGTTCTCAGGGCCACACGTCTCCTCACGAGGGCGCTCGAGCGAGGTGAACGCCAGCCCGTCTGAGACCTCGGCAGAGCCTTCGAAGGAGGGTGCAGTGGACAGTGGGATCGATCGCGAGCACCGTCTGCACCTGCGCGCAGAGAAGGTCGCGGACCTCATCGAAGCACTGTGGGGCGACTCACCACCTCTGGGACCAGACCCGAAGCTGAGCACCTTCATCGACGCCCTGGGCGGTGACGACGAGCACGGCCGCCAAGACCACACCGTCGTGCACGGCGACGGACTGACCTACCGCCAACTCGTTGCCGCCCTGCTGGACAGTGGATCACGCGCTCAAGCCCTCGCCCACCTCCCCGCGCCGCTGCTGGAGCGTCTCCTCGCCGCGGGGGCACTCACGGTGGCCCCGGTCAGCATCGGGATGGCCGCCCTGCCCGCCGCGCACACCGGCGCCTGGGACTTCGACGCCGTCACCGGCCTGGTCAGCTTCGACGCCGAAGCCGCCCGCCTGATGGGGCTGACACACCACGGCGGCCAAGGCACCCTCGACATGGCCCGAGCAGATCACGTGCACCCCGACGACCGAGCGCTCGTGGCCGCCGCGCTGGACGAAGCGTTGCGGACCGGACGACGCTATGAGACCCGGTTCCGGTGTGCGATGCCCGACGGCACCTACGCCTGGCGCGCCAGCCGCGCCCGAGCGTTGAACCCTGTCGAGTCGGCAGCCACCACGTCCGGATACGGCGGTCCGGATCGCCGTGCACGTGTTCGCTACCGTCCACAGCTCTCCGGCGTGCATCCCTCGACTGACACGACGGCCTCGGAGGGGATTCGTTGGACGCGTCTGATCGGCTTCATCGCCGCCGACGAGTAGACCGCAGACGGCCTTCACCACGCCCGCCTGCTCGACAGCGACATGGGTGGTCAGCACCACTGGGCGCATCGAGTGCTCCATCACCTAGTGTCCTCCGCCGGAGATCCGCTGCAGAAGTCGCCCGAGTGACGCCAAGATCTGATCCGCGGTCTTGGTCCAGACGAACGGTCTCGGATTCTCGTTGCAGTCCGCGACCCAGGCGCGCAGATCAGCTTCCA
This region includes:
- a CDS encoding ATP-binding protein, with product MTLPAELASGRLARVFIDEHWCTTHDSVERERVHLLVTELVVNAVRHGGPPIMVRIECTGPVSVLVSVSDGSADLPRPREVEPEAVGGRGVHLVDLLSAEWGVEHHHIGGRHTTGIDTGTDNDTDDAAGEGKTVWCRLVA
- a CDS encoding response regulator transcription factor, yielding MTHTNLAATDGNRVQVPTDWFADVLRATADGERRAIVEDAAGHRFVIVSEAHYRALEDAERAQSQSPGHPGVTLTAREQEILQLIAEGCPGAVAAERLGLAPNTVAQHLVSVRRKYGVHSSAAAAALARQGGLIS
- a CDS encoding PAS domain-containing protein; protein product: MNASPSETSAEPSKEGAVDSGIDREHRLHLRAEKVADLIEALWGDSPPLGPDPKLSTFIDALGGDDEHGRQDHTVVHGDGLTYRQLVAALLDSGSRAQALAHLPAPLLERLLAAGALTVAPVSIGMAALPAAHTGAWDFDAVTGLVSFDAEAARLMGLTHHGGQGTLDMARADHVHPDDRALVAAALDEALRTGRRYETRFRCAMPDGTYAWRASRARALNPVESAATTSGYGGPDRRARVRYRPQLSGVHPSTDTTASEGIRWTRLIGFIAADE